CGCCGCCGGGCAGGCCGAAGACTTCGTCGACGCCGAGTTCCTCCAGCGAACGGACGATGGCGGAGGAACCTGTCATTTCGGTGGGCGGAACAATGTTGTTGGGCCCCTGGATACGCTCATCCGCTTCCGTGGAGGAGGCCACGGAACTGGCTACGTCTTTGGTTTTGGCCGCCGCCGCGCGTGCAGCGGCATTTGCCTTTGAGGCCATCAGCGAAGGGCTGATTGGCGATCCCTTACTCATCGGAACTTCCTTTGCGGATGCTAATCCATGGTCAATGCGGTCAAGCGGCGGCCGGCCCGGGTGGTACCCGGTACGGCTTCTGTGTTCAGCGAAGCCAAAACTGACGATGCCAATAAAAAAACCCCTCGTGCCTGTTGGCTCCGTAGGGGTTCGCGCGTGACGTCTTAGACAAGTCGGGCTGTTACGCCACGCGCTTGATAAGGACGACGGGTACGATCTGCATACCGTTCAGTCTCGCGTTCCCCTGCGGGGGTGTCAATCATATGAGACCTCAGTCTCATAATGTGGACCTGGGCGACCCGGGTTTGGATTCCCTTCCCACTCAGGGCGGCAGGGCTTAATAAGGGTGAAACCCTTTAGGGGCCCCATACGTCAGGCGCTCCAGCGCCTGACGTATGGGGAAGGGTTTCACCCGCAGTACGCCCCGGTGGAAGCCGAGTTGACCAGCTTGGTGTACTTGCCCAGGACGCCGGTGGTGAACTTGCCCGGCAGCGGCTGCCAGCCGACCTTGCGGGCCTCGAGTTCCTCCGGGTCCACCAGCAGGTCGAAGCTGCGGGCGGCAATGTCCACCCGGATCCGGTCACCGTCGTGCACAAAGGCGATGGGGCCGCCGTCGACCGCTTCCGGTGCCACGTGGCCGATGCACAGCCCGGTGGTGCCGCCGGAGAACCGGCCGTCGGTGAGCAGCAGGACATCCTTGCCCAGCCCGGCACCCTTGATGGCTCCGGTGATCGCCAGCATTTCGCGCATGCCCGGTCCGCCCTTGGGGCCTTCGTAGCGGATGACGACGACGTCGCCGGCATGGATCTGCCCGGCGTCGAGCGCGTCGAGGGCGCCCTGCTCACGCTCGAACACGCGGGCGGTGCCTTCGAAGACGTCGGCGTCGAAGCCGGCGCTCTTGACCACGGCACCTTCCGGAGCCATGGAGCCGTGCAGGATGGTGATGCCGCCGGTCCTGTGGATCGGATTGTCCATCGCGCGCAGGACCTTGCCGTCGGGGTCCGGCGGGTTGATGGCCGCCAGGTTCTCCGCCACGGTCTTGCCGGTGACGGTGAGGCAGTCGCCGTGGATCAGGCCGGCGTCGAGCAGTGCCTTCATGATGACCGGAACGCCGCCGATCTTGTCGACGTCGTGCATCACGTAGCGGCCGAACGGCTTCAGGTCGCCCAGGTGCGGGATGCGGTCGCCGATGCGGTTGAAGTCTTCCAGCGTGAGGTCCACGTGCGCCTCGCGGGCAATGGCCAGCAGGTGCAGCACGGCGTTGGTGGAGCCGCCGAAGGCCATCGTGACCGCGATGGCGTTTTCGAAGGCCTTCTTCGTCATGATGTCGCGGGCGGTGATGCCCTTGCGGAGCAGGTTGACCACGGCTTCGCCGGATTTGCGGGCGAAATCGTCGCGGCGGCGGTCGGCGGAGGGCGGCGCGGCGGAGCCGGGAAGGGACATGCCCAGCGCCTCGCCGATGCAGGCCATGGTGTTGGCGGTGTACATGCCGCCGCAGGCGCCTTCGCCGGGGCAGATGGCCCGCTCGATGGTGTCCAGGTCCTTGAGGCTCATCTTGCCCGCGGCGCAGGCGCCGACGGCTTCGAAGGCGTCGATGAGCGTGACTTCGCGCTCCGTGCCGTCTTCCATCCTGGCGAAGCCGGGCATGATCGAACCGGCGTAGAGGAAGACGCTGGCGAGGTCCAGCCGTGCCGCGGCCATCAGCATGCCCGGCAGGGACTTGTCGCAGCCGGCCAGCAGGATGGAGCCGTCCAGGCGCTCGGCCATCATCACGGTTTCCACCGAATCGGCAATGACCTCGCGGGAGACGAGGGAGAAGTGCATGCCCTCGTGGCCCATGGAGATGCCGTCGGAAACGGAGATGGTGCCGAACTGCATGGGGAACCCACCGCCGGCGTGCACCCCTTCCTTGGCACCCTGGGC
This window of the Arthrobacter sp. zg-Y919 genome carries:
- the ilvD gene encoding dihydroxy-acid dehydratase, encoding MSGDNTPDIKPRSRVVTDGIHAAPARGMFRAVGMGDDDFAKPQIGVASSWNEITPCNLSLNRLAQGAKEGVHAGGGFPMQFGTISVSDGISMGHEGMHFSLVSREVIADSVETVMMAERLDGSILLAGCDKSLPGMLMAAARLDLASVFLYAGSIMPGFARMEDGTEREVTLIDAFEAVGACAAGKMSLKDLDTIERAICPGEGACGGMYTANTMACIGEALGMSLPGSAAPPSADRRRDDFARKSGEAVVNLLRKGITARDIMTKKAFENAIAVTMAFGGSTNAVLHLLAIAREAHVDLTLEDFNRIGDRIPHLGDLKPFGRYVMHDVDKIGGVPVIMKALLDAGLIHGDCLTVTGKTVAENLAAINPPDPDGKVLRAMDNPIHRTGGITILHGSMAPEGAVVKSAGFDADVFEGTARVFEREQGALDALDAGQIHAGDVVVIRYEGPKGGPGMREMLAITGAIKGAGLGKDVLLLTDGRFSGGTTGLCIGHVAPEAVDGGPIAFVHDGDRIRVDIAARSFDLLVDPEELEARKVGWQPLPGKFTTGVLGKYTKLVNSASTGAYCG